In Scophthalmus maximus strain ysfricsl-2021 chromosome 5, ASM2237912v1, whole genome shotgun sequence, the sequence ctgtgtcctcactgtaTCCTCACTGTGTTCTACGTAGTTCTACTGTTTTCTACTGTGTCCTCACGGTGTTCtactgtgtctgtttgtcttcaggATGTCTCTGTGGCGTCTCTTCCCACTGTCGTGCTGTTTAAAGACAGAACATATTTCATCTACAACGGTGAGTCAAGAACCTGAATGCATCACGACTGTACCGTACCTGAACCTAACACGGTCCTGACCCCGAACGCATCACGACTGTACCGTACCTCAACCCAACACGGTCCTGACCCCGAACACATCACGACTGTACCGTACCTGAACCTAACACGGTCCTGACCCCGAACACATCACGACTGTACCGTACCTCAACCCAACACGGTCCTGACCCCGAACACATCACGACTGTACCGTACCTCAACCCAACACGGTCCTGACCCCGAACACATCACGACTGTACCGTACCTCAACCCAACACGGTCCTGACCCCGAACACATCACGACTGTACCGTACCTCAACCCAACACGGTCCTGACCCCGAACACATCACGACTGTACCGTACCTGAACCTAACACGGTCCTGACCCCGAACACATCACGACTGTACCGTACCTCAACCCAACACGGTCCTGACCCCGAACACATCACGACTGTACCGTACCTCAACCCAACACGGTCCTGACCCCGAACACATCACGACTGTACCGTACCTCAACCCAACAAGGTCCTGACCCCGAACACATCACGACTGTACCTTACCTCAACCCAACACAGTCCTGACCCTGAACACATCATGACTGTACCGTACCTGACCCTTTTGTttgatgatgtcagaggagggagacggTGACCTGATGTCGTGCATCAACAGAGAACGTTTCCCAAACTACTGCAAGATGGATAGTTACCGTCTGTACGCCACGGGGGAGTCAGgtaacagtgatgtcatcactcacacacctgaaagtgatgatgacatcactgtcaggtgaactgatgacatcatgatcAGATCACTTGATGTTTCATTTGAACTTGAATGTGAGACTTTAGAAGAAGTGCAGCTGAAGCTCTGAGGCTGCTGATTGGTTCAGGTCCAGTGACATCACGTCTCCCCGGTAGGTAAACTGGTGGTGTTGTTGCTGGTGGAGGAGAACGAGCAGAGTGAGCAGAGTGTGAGGTAAACCACCCCCTATCACATCATACACTAACTCTGACCTCATCTGTGACCTCATCTGTGACCTCTGCCCTCACCTGTCCAGGTACAGAGGTCTTCTGGAGGACGTGGcctcacaacacagacacatctaCAGCAGGTCAGGAGCCACACAGacatttattctgaaaatcCGCTGaacacaaactacaaaataaAGCTGAAGCTGAACCTGTTTCAGAAACTTCTACTTTGGATTCATGGACGACAGCGACTACCTCACAGGACTGATGATGGGGTGAGTGTTGGTGATGgggtgaaggggtgagtgttgATGAAGGGGTGAGTGTTGATGAAGGGGTGAGAGTTGATGATGGGGTGAGTGTTGGTGATGgggtgaaggggtgagtgttgGTGATGGGGTGAAGGGGTGAATGTTGGTGATGGGTGAGTGTTGGTGAAGGGGTGAATGGGTGAGTGTTGATGAAGGGGTGAGTGTTGGTGATGGGGTGAAGGGGTGAGTTTTGATGGAGGGGTGAGTGTTGGTGAAGTGGTGAGTCTTGGTGATGAggtgaaggggtgagtgttgATGAAGGGGTGAGTATTGGTGATGGGGTGAAGTGGTGAGTTTGGATGGAGGGGTGAGTGTTGGTGAAGGGGTTAGTCTTGGTGATGgggtgaaggggtgagtgttgATGATGGGGTGAGTGTTGGTGAAGGGGTGATTATTGGTGATGGTGTGCAGGGGTGAGTGTTGATGAAGGATTGAGTGTTGGTGATGGGGTGAAGGGGTGAGTATTGATGAAGGGTGAGTGTTGGTGATGGGGTGAGTGTTGATGAAGGGGTGAGTGTTGGTGATGGGATGAAGAGGTAAGTGTTggtgaaggggtgagtgttggtgatggggtgagtgttgatgaaggggtgagtgttgatgaaggggtgagtgttggtgaaggggtgagtgttgGTGATAGGGTGAGTGTGGATGAAGGAATGAGTGTTGGTGGAGTGGTGAGTGTTGATGAAGGGGTGAGTGTTGATGGAGGGGTGAGTGTTGGTGATGGGGTGAAGGCGGTGAGTGCTggtgaaggggtgagtgttgATGAAGGGGTGAGTGTTGGTGAAGGGGTGAATGTTGGTGATGGGATGAGTGTTggtgaaggggtgagtgttgATGAAGGGGTGAGTGTTGGTGAAGGGGTGAAGGGGTGAGTTTTGATGAAGGGGTGAGTGTTGATGATGGGGTGAAGTGGTGAGTTTGGATGGAGGGGTGAGTGTTGGTGAAGGGGTTAGTCTTGGTGATGgggtgaaggggtgagtgttgATGATGGGGTGAGTGTTGGTGAAGGGGTGATTATTGGTGATGGTGTGCAGGGGTGAGTGTTGATGAAGGATTGAGTGTTGGTGATGGGGTGAAGGGGTGAGTATTGATGAAGGGTGAGTGTTGGTGATGGGGTGAGTGTTGATGAAGGGGTGAGTGTTGGTGATGGGATGAAGAGGTAAGTGTTggtgaaggggtgagtgttggtgatggggtgagtgttgatgaaggggtgagtgttgatgaaggggtgagtgttggtgaaggggtgagtgttgGTGATAGGGTGAGTGTGGATGAAGGAATGAGTGTTGGTGGAGTGGTGAGTGTTGATGAAGGGGTGAGTGTTGATGGAGGGGTGAGTGTTGGTGATGGGGTGAAGGCGGTGAGTGCTggtgaaggggtgagtgttgATGAAGGGGTGAGTGTTGGTGAAGGGGTGAATGTTGGTGATGGGATGAGTGTTggtgaaggggtgagtgttgatgaaggggtgagtgttggtgaaggggtgaaggggtgagttttgatgaaggggtgagtgttgatgaaggggtgagtgttggtgatggggtgaaggggtgagtgctggtgaaggggtgagtgttgATGAAGGGGTGAGTGTTGGTGAAGGGATGAATGTTGGTGATGGGATGAGTGTTggtgaaggggtgagtgttgatgaatgggtgagtgttggtgaaggggtgagtgttgAAGGGGTGGGTGTTTATGAAGGGGTGAGTGTTGGTGATGGGGTGAGGTGAGTGTTGATGAGGGGGGAATGTTGGTGAAAGGGTGAGTGTTTATGAAGGGGTGAGTGTTGGTGATGGGGTGAGGTGAGTGTTGATGAAGGGGTGAATGTTGGTGCAGGGGTGagtgttgatgttgatgtttccTCCTCAGAGACGTGGTCGTTCCGTCCTTTGTCGTTGTTAATTTGTCCAACGATGGCTTCTTCCTGCCGCGAGGCTCCGTGGACACAGAAAAGCAACTGCTGGACTTCCTGAACGGGGTTCTAGATGGAAGCATCCAGGTGAGTCCGGACCCTCTCACCTGAAGGACGTCGGAGAAGATCCAGTTGGATTATTTTTGAAACACTaacgtctttgttttgtgtttccagtgtCAGGGAGGAAACGGGGTCGTCCAACGTGTCGGACGCCTCATCCATGAAACAAAACTCCTGCTAACCGTAAGTCCTGATACATCCAGTCCTGTtacctgtttcctgtctgtgttgtgacctctgacctgacctgaccacCATCTGTCCAGTCACTGTTTAGCCAGGTTCCGTTGCTCGGCTGCTTCCTGGTCGGCTTCCTGCTCGCCATTGTGGTCTTCTTCTGTTACCTCTGCTGTAAAGCTCGACGCACCACGagcgatgaggatgatgatgacgcaCCGGTGACGCCGTCACTGCAGCGCCACAAGAAGTCGGACTGAGGAGGACGTGAAGAGGAGCACTGAGCAGAACCAGGAAAGAAAGTAGTCATATGACCTGTGtctgtcaaatgaaataaaaccgtCATAATGATCTaaagaaaaataaggaaatCTGTTTCCTCTGGTTCAAAATCTGTGTCACTGAATCTCTAGAAgtgtcttgtttcctcctctgctgctgatcaccagcaggtggcgctgatTCTCCAGCCGCTTCCTTTAAACcgccacagaagaagaaaacaaagacgaGTAAAGaaatcacacatttgtttattgtaaattaaCTTTCGTTCTGAAACCTGAAGTAGTGGCTCAAGTCAAGTCAATGAAGTCATAGCTCTGTTTGATGACATCACTACTAGAGTGATCCAACCAAAGTCCAGTAAGGCTGGAAGATATGGCCGACAAATTATACAGTAATATTTTAGACTGCGTCACAGTTCACAACATATTTCTGTCTGAAACCAGACTCATAAAACCTTGATTTAACCTTTGAGGCATGAAGGGATGAAGGTTCCTCCTCAGAGAACCTGATCAACATGTCGTCCACCTCAGAGGTCAGGCAGATGGATGtgtggttaccatggcaacttcaggtaaatcaccatggtaactgatgctaAACCTCTAACCTGCTCTGCATCAGGTTAGGTTCAGGATgaaactactgaccaatcagatcattGGAAAACTAGCGTCATCCTGACTGGGgaaaagagtttagagtagaGGAATCATCTTGCTGTAACTGAACTGACCTGCAGGTGTCAGTGTTTCTTCTCGTATCACATGAAGAACTTTATTCATCTTGTTTCTAATGAACAAGCGTGATGCATTCAGGGTCAGGGCTGTGTTAGGTTCAGTTACCGTTGTGTTGCGTTCAGGGTCAAGGCCGTGTTAGGTTCAGGTACTGTCGTGATGCGTTCAGGGTCAGGACCGTGCTAGATTCAGGCACCGCTGTGTTGCGTTCAGGGTCAGAACCGTGTTAGGTTCAGGCACAGTCGTGATGCGTTCAGGGTCAGGACCGTGTTAGGTCTGTATTACgccaacatactgtaaaagGAACCTGTAAGGATTTAATGTTCAATATTATTTCGCCAGTTTTAACCacttataaataataaaaccttGAATTTCATCTATTACAAATTccttaattaaaacatttgatgaaTTATCCATTAAAATCTCATTACAGTTGACGAATGAGTTGAACCTTCTCTTTGTACGAACACTTTCAGCAGCGGTGcggagcttttattttgtagattaGATAGTCAGACCGGATGTGTCAGTGGAGCTGGTGGTATGCTAACAGCTAATAGCTAACAGCTAGCAACTAGCAGCTAGGTAACAGTGATAAAGTGAGTAACGCGCTGGTTGGAAGCAGAACCTCGGAGATCGGTCCGGAGGAACCACGACTCACCTGTCTCTCATGGTCCTGCTCACCTGGACACGCGTCTGGAAGCAGCTCGTGCACGCGCACAGTCTCCATGGCTACGGAGGAGTTCTACGAGGTGACGCGAGCTAATGCTGTAATGCTACTGTTAGCTAGTGAGAGTTCAGAGTGACTTTAATGAACTGATAGAgtaaagaaaagttttttaaaaaactggtTCGTTCGAGGCTGTTGAGTCGTTAACGTGAGTCGGAGATAAAAAGGAAAGACTGAGTTAGTTAGCTTCTGTAACTAGCTGCAGAGTTAGCTGGGTGTTGGGTGAGTGTAAGAGTTAGCCTATGTATCTGGCTGTGGGGTTAGCTGGGTGTTAGGGTTAGCCTCAAAACTAGCCTCAGAGATATCTGGGTGTTAGCTTCTGTAACTAGCCACATAGATGGTAGTTGTGTGATAGCTGGGTGATAGTTGTGTGATagttgtgtgttagttgtgtgtTAGCTTGGTGATAGTTGGGTGATAGTTGGATGATAGTTGGGTGTTAGCTGGGTGGTGGCTTGGTGTTAGTTGGGTGATAGTGGGGTGTTAGTTGGCTGATAGCTGGGTGTTAGCTGGGTGTTAGCTGGGTGATAACTTGGTGTAAGTTGGGTGATAGTTGGGTGATAGTGGGGTGTTAGTTGGGTGATAGCTGGGTGTTAGCTTGGTGTTAGGGTTAGCCTCAAAACTAGCCCCAGAGATATCTGGGTATTAGCTTCTGTAACTAGCCACATAGATGGTAGTTGTGTGATAGCTGGGTGATAGCTGGGTGATAGCCTTGGTGATagttgtgtgttagttgtgtgtTAGCTATGTGTAAGCTGGGTGATAGTTGGGTGATAGTTGTGTGTGAGCTGGTTGATAGTTGGGTGATAGTTGTGTGTAAGCTGGGTGATAGTTGGGTGTTAGTTGGGTGATAGTTGGGTCATAGTTGTGTGTAAGCTGGGTGATAGTTGGGTGTTAGTTGGGTGTAAGTTGGGTGATAGTTGGGTGATAGTTGGGTGTTAGTTGGGTGATagttgtgtgttagttgtgtgttacctgtctgttagttgggtgatagttgtgtgttagttgtgtgttacctgtgtgttaGCTGGGTGATAATTGGGTGTTAGTTGGGGGATAGTTGGGTGTTAGTTGGGTGTTAGTTGGGTGATAGGTGGGTGATTGTTGGGTGTTACCTGTGTTAGCTGGGTGATAGCTGGGTGATAGCTGGGTGATAGTTGGGTGTTAGTTGTATGTTAGCTGGGTGATAGTTGGGTGTAAGTTGGGTGTTAGTTGTGTGTTAGCTGGGTGATAGTTGGGTGTTAGTTGGGTGATAGTTGGGTGTAAGTTGGGTGATAGTTGTGTGTTAGCTGGATGATAGCTGGATGATAGCTGGATGATAGTTGGGTGTTAGTTGGATGATAGCTGGATGATAGTTGTGTGTTAGCTGGGTGTTAGCTGGGTGATAGCTGGGTGATAGTTGGGTGATAGTTGGGTGATAGTTGTGTGTTAGTTGGGTGATAGTTGTTTTAGCTGGGTGATAGTTGGGTGTTAGTTGGGTGATAGTTGggtgttacctgtgtgt encodes:
- the LOC118310548 gene encoding protein disulfide-isomerase TMX3-like isoform X2, encoding MLTRRNSLLLSVLLCVSVVSTFVEELDDSFLEARGENDIWLIEFYAPWCSFCKQLEPVWHQIGSELKSLGSPVNVGKSDATANTGLAKEFKVRGYPAILMWKKNMKYVYSGRRSKDGIMEFTERVAGPTVRSLNSLQLFQHVMKRHDVMFVYVGATSQLKGNFTSAAELLIVHNFFFSAARDVLPKDVSVASLPTVVLFKDRTYFIYNEEGDGDLMSCINRERFPNYCKMDSYRLYATGESGKLVVLLLVEENEQSEQSVRYRGLLEDVASQHRHIYSRNFYFGFMDDSDYLTGLMMGDVVVPSFVVVNLSNDGFFLPRGSVDTEKQLLDFLNGVLDGSIQCQGGNGVVQRVGRLIHETKLLLTPGSVARLLPGRLPARHCGLLLLPLL
- the LOC118310548 gene encoding protein disulfide-isomerase TMX3-like isoform X1, whose protein sequence is MLTRRNSLLLSVLLCVSVVSTFVEELDDSFLEARGENDIWLIEFYAPWCSFCKQLEPVWHQIGSELKSLGSPVNVGKSDATANTGLAKEFKVRGYPAILMWKKNMKYVYSGRRSKDGIMEFTERVAGPTVRSLNSLQLFQHVMKRHDVMFVYVGATSQLKGNFTSAAELLIVHNFFFSAARDVLPKDVSVASLPTVVLFKDRTYFIYNEEGDGDLMSCINRERFPNYCKMDSYRLYATGESGKLVVLLLVEENEQSEQSVRYRGLLEDVASQHRHIYSRNFYFGFMDDSDYLTGLMMGDVVVPSFVVVNLSNDGFFLPRGSVDTEKQLLDFLNGVLDGSIQCQGGNGVVQRVGRLIHETKLLLTSLFSQVPLLGCFLVGFLLAIVVFFCYLCCKARRTTSDEDDDDAPVTPSLQRHKKSD